In Paraburkholderia sprentiae WSM5005, a genomic segment contains:
- a CDS encoding short-chain fatty acid transporter: MKRDTSPHAAGRPAASRGIVQGLVYVFEQVMPDPFVLSICLTFFVAVLAMLIAPSGTLPTLLDSWYTGTFGILGFALQMILILATGYAIAEAPIVQRGLRALASHANSPTRAALLVFPVVAVAAWLNWGLGLIVGALLSREIARRVDVDFAWLVAGSYSAWSICNSGLSSSIALSQASHGNALNLVEKATGHVVPLSETIFAPFVFIPTVLVVVVMTAIFIKMHPKAENVVAFRQSGEAAADAPSDDPHARASSETSLAARLEQSMLGTLLLLALGIGYLAITWHKEGFDLDINNTILIFLMIGLALQRTPIAYANSIRRAARQTGSMLLQYPMYGGIMGIMKGTGLASMIAKAFVTIASPVTLPLWSYLSSLIITLLVPSAGGHWAVQGPFVLPAALSLHASVPRTAMGVAMAENVSNMLQPFWAVPIVAIAGIRIQRVMGYTAVTFAVSLVIYAVALWLVP, translated from the coding sequence ATGAAGCGAGACACTTCCCCTCACGCCGCCGGCCGGCCGGCCGCTTCGCGCGGCATCGTCCAAGGGCTGGTTTATGTTTTCGAGCAGGTCATGCCCGACCCGTTCGTGCTGTCGATCTGCCTGACGTTCTTCGTCGCCGTGCTGGCGATGCTGATCGCGCCTTCCGGCACCCTGCCGACGCTGCTCGATTCCTGGTACACCGGCACGTTCGGCATTCTGGGCTTCGCGCTGCAGATGATCCTGATCCTCGCGACCGGCTACGCGATCGCGGAAGCGCCGATCGTGCAACGCGGTCTACGCGCGCTCGCCTCGCACGCGAACTCGCCGACGCGCGCCGCGCTGCTCGTGTTTCCGGTCGTCGCGGTTGCCGCGTGGCTCAACTGGGGGCTCGGGCTCATCGTCGGCGCGTTGCTGTCGCGGGAAATCGCGCGGCGCGTCGACGTCGATTTTGCCTGGCTCGTCGCGGGCAGCTATTCGGCCTGGTCGATCTGCAACAGCGGGCTGTCGAGTTCGATCGCGCTGTCACAGGCATCGCACGGCAATGCGCTGAATCTGGTCGAGAAAGCGACCGGCCACGTGGTGCCGCTCAGCGAAACCATCTTCGCGCCGTTCGTGTTCATTCCGACCGTGCTGGTCGTCGTCGTGATGACCGCGATCTTCATCAAGATGCATCCGAAGGCGGAGAACGTCGTCGCGTTTCGTCAGAGCGGCGAAGCAGCCGCCGACGCGCCGAGCGACGACCCGCATGCCCGCGCGAGCAGTGAGACATCGCTCGCGGCGCGCCTCGAACAGTCGATGCTCGGCACGCTGCTGCTGCTCGCGCTCGGCATCGGTTATCTGGCGATCACGTGGCACAAGGAAGGATTCGATCTCGACATCAACAACACGATCCTGATCTTCCTGATGATCGGTCTCGCGCTGCAGCGCACGCCGATCGCGTACGCGAATTCGATTCGCCGCGCCGCGCGCCAGACCGGCTCGATGCTGCTGCAATATCCGATGTACGGCGGAATCATGGGCATCATGAAGGGCACGGGTCTCGCGTCGATGATCGCGAAGGCGTTCGTGACGATCGCGTCGCCGGTCACGCTGCCGCTGTGGAGCTATCTGAGCTCGCTGATCATCACGCTGCTGGTGCCGAGCGCCGGTGGCCACTGGGCAGTGCAGGGGCCGTTCGTGCTGCCCGCCGCGCTCAGCCTGCATGCGTCGGTGCCGCGCACCGCAATGGGCGTCGCGATGGCCGAGAACGTATCGAACATGCTGCAGCCGTTCTGGGCCGTGCCGATCGTCGCGATCGCGGGAATCCGGATTCAGCGCGTGATGGGCTATACCGCGGTGACGTTCGCGGTGTCGCTGGTGATTTACGCGGTGGCGTTATGGCTCGTGCCGTGA
- a CDS encoding methylated-DNA--[protein]-cysteine S-methyltransferase yields the protein MTYAYKLIDSPVGQLKLVAKGGCLAAILWEHDKPNRVRLGDMSEANEIAVLVETERQLREYFAGIRQAFDLPLEFQGTEFQKQVWRALLTIPFGQTRSYSEIAQQIGKVNAVRAVGAANGRNPISIVAPCHRVIGASGELTGFAGGLANKMLLLALEAGQTSLEAAVDDAQKQARERAAARAAKADASPKPAHHLPSRGTQGSLFGS from the coding sequence GTGACGTACGCATACAAGTTGATCGATTCGCCGGTCGGTCAGTTAAAGCTCGTGGCGAAAGGCGGATGCCTCGCCGCGATTCTGTGGGAGCACGACAAGCCTAACCGCGTGCGACTCGGCGACATGAGCGAAGCGAACGAGATAGCGGTGCTGGTCGAAACCGAGCGGCAATTGCGCGAGTACTTCGCGGGCATACGGCAAGCTTTCGATCTGCCGCTCGAGTTTCAGGGCACCGAGTTCCAGAAGCAGGTCTGGCGCGCTTTGCTGACGATTCCGTTCGGCCAGACCCGCAGCTACTCGGAGATCGCGCAGCAGATCGGCAAGGTCAATGCGGTGCGCGCGGTGGGCGCGGCAAACGGCCGGAATCCGATTTCCATCGTCGCGCCCTGTCATCGCGTGATTGGCGCGTCGGGTGAGCTGACGGGATTTGCCGGCGGGCTCGCTAACAAGATGCTGCTGCTTGCGCTGGAGGCGGGGCAGACATCGCTCGAAGCAGCGGTGGACGACGCTCAAAAGCAGGCGCGGGAACGGGCAGCGGCGCGAGCGGCCAAGGCCGATGCATCACCGAAACCGGCGCATCATCTGCCGAGCCGGGGAACCCAGGGTTCGCTGTTCGGTAGCTAA
- a CDS encoding leucine-rich repeat-containing protein kinase family protein, translated as MTTTLEQLRAGQLAGARELKLACGLSDFPREIFDLADTPEVLDLSNNALTRLPDDLPRLRKLRILFASNNPFTELPGVLGECAQLSMIGFKSNRIREVPARALPPLLRWLILTDNDIERLPAELGRCTQLQKLMLAGNRLRALPEELAACTRLELLRLAANRFDALPRWLLRLPRLSWLAYAGNPFNAALEQAAVIDTPISAIRWDALRLEQPLGEGASGVIHRATLHAQGEPAPRAVAVKLFKGAVTSDGLPDCEMAACIRGGEHANLIPVLGRVSGHPSDSHGLVMGLIDPRFANLAGPPSLASCTRDVYRDDACFDVATVLGIASGIANVASHLHRRGVMHGDLYAHNILHGGAGHALLGDFGAASFFEVGDREFGIALQRLEVRAYGCLLEELIERCAAPGRLDAQRDIGTQLAALKTRCLSEDIDSRPLFDEIAASVASLDRHVRNRHVRNRHVRNRHLREGVEP; from the coding sequence GTGACCACGACTTTAGAACAACTGCGCGCCGGACAACTGGCGGGTGCGCGCGAACTGAAACTCGCGTGCGGCCTGAGCGATTTTCCACGCGAGATTTTCGATCTCGCCGATACGCCCGAAGTGCTCGACCTGTCGAACAATGCATTGACGAGGCTGCCCGACGATCTGCCGCGTCTGCGCAAGCTGCGCATCCTGTTCGCGTCCAACAACCCGTTCACCGAGCTGCCCGGCGTGCTCGGCGAATGCGCGCAACTGAGCATGATCGGCTTCAAGTCGAATCGCATCCGCGAGGTGCCGGCGCGCGCGCTGCCGCCGCTGCTGCGTTGGTTGATCCTGACCGACAACGACATCGAACGCTTGCCCGCGGAGCTCGGCCGCTGCACGCAACTGCAGAAGCTGATGCTCGCCGGCAACCGGCTGCGCGCGCTGCCCGAGGAGCTGGCCGCCTGCACGCGGCTCGAACTGCTGCGGCTCGCGGCGAACCGGTTCGACGCATTACCGCGTTGGCTGCTGCGTCTGCCCCGGCTTTCGTGGCTCGCGTATGCGGGCAATCCGTTCAACGCGGCGCTCGAACAGGCGGCAGTCATCGACACGCCGATCAGCGCCATTCGCTGGGATGCTTTGCGGCTCGAACAGCCGCTGGGCGAGGGCGCATCGGGTGTGATCCATCGCGCCACGCTGCACGCGCAAGGCGAGCCTGCGCCGCGTGCGGTCGCCGTCAAGCTGTTCAAGGGCGCGGTGACAAGCGACGGTCTGCCCGACTGCGAAATGGCTGCTTGCATTCGCGGCGGCGAACATGCGAACCTGATTCCGGTGCTTGGCAGGGTGAGCGGGCATCCGTCGGACTCGCATGGCCTCGTGATGGGGTTGATCGATCCTCGCTTCGCCAATCTCGCCGGTCCGCCGAGTCTCGCATCGTGCACGCGCGACGTCTATCGCGACGACGCGTGCTTCGACGTTGCGACGGTGCTCGGTATCGCAAGCGGCATCGCGAACGTCGCGAGCCATCTGCATCGGCGCGGCGTGATGCATGGCGATCTGTACGCGCACAATATCCTGCACGGCGGCGCGGGGCACGCGCTGCTCGGCGATTTCGGCGCGGCGTCGTTTTTCGAGGTCGGCGATCGCGAGTTCGGTATCGCGTTGCAGCGGCTCGAAGTGAGGGCGTATGGCTGTCTGCTCGAAGAACTGATCGAGCGTTGCGCTGCGCCCGGTAGGCTCGACGCGCAACGGGACATCGGCACGCAACTCGCCGCCTTGAAGACGCGTTGTCTGAGCGAAGACATCGACAGCAGGCCGCTGTTCGACGAAATCGCCGCCAGCGTCGCGTCGTTAGATCGACACGTCCGCAACCGGCACGTCCGCAACCGGCACGTCCGCAACCGGCACCTCCGCGAAGGAGTCGAGCCATGA
- a CDS encoding substrate-binding domain-containing protein, protein MTQNMRRRVLLAGALAATGLGGGALYGDDPRAEALPATKPKIALVLKSMSEPFTVAMVDAARNYQDHFSSQFNLTIRGTVKQTDTAAQIRMVDEMIRAKMNAIVIAPTDSKALIPVVARAIRAGIITITIDNPLDDAAQAAAGISVPFVGPNNRNGAKQVGDYLAKWLKPGDQVGIIEGFPVSTNAQQRTAGSRDAMDAASVQVVAVDSGNWEYGNARDVAAKMLAEHPQLRALLCGNDNMAMGAVDAIRDAGRGGGVYVTGYDAIDAIKPLLADGRVLATMNQFAGRQAVFGIDFVLKAVTEQRKQRELSRVIETPLQLVTAPKR, encoded by the coding sequence ATGACGCAGAACATGCGCCGCCGCGTGCTGCTCGCGGGCGCGCTCGCCGCAACCGGTCTCGGTGGCGGCGCGCTGTACGGTGACGACCCCCGCGCCGAAGCGCTGCCCGCCACGAAGCCGAAGATCGCGCTCGTGCTCAAATCGATGTCGGAGCCGTTCACGGTCGCGATGGTCGACGCTGCGCGCAATTACCAGGACCACTTCTCGTCGCAATTCAACCTGACGATTCGCGGCACGGTGAAACAGACCGACACCGCCGCGCAGATCCGCATGGTCGACGAGATGATCAGGGCGAAGATGAACGCGATCGTGATCGCGCCGACCGACTCGAAGGCGCTGATCCCGGTGGTCGCCCGCGCGATCAGGGCCGGCATCATCACGATCACGATCGACAACCCGCTCGACGACGCCGCGCAAGCCGCCGCCGGCATCTCGGTGCCGTTCGTCGGGCCGAACAATCGCAACGGCGCGAAGCAGGTCGGCGATTATCTGGCGAAGTGGCTGAAGCCCGGCGATCAGGTCGGCATCATCGAAGGCTTTCCGGTGAGCACCAATGCGCAGCAGCGCACGGCCGGCAGCCGCGATGCGATGGATGCCGCGAGCGTGCAAGTCGTCGCGGTCGATTCCGGTAACTGGGAGTATGGCAATGCCCGCGACGTGGCCGCGAAAATGCTGGCCGAGCACCCGCAGCTTCGCGCGCTGCTATGCGGCAACGACAACATGGCGATGGGCGCGGTCGACGCGATCCGCGACGCGGGTCGCGGCGGCGGCGTCTATGTCACCGGCTACGACGCGATCGATGCGATCAAGCCGCTACTCGCCGACGGCCGCGTGCTCGCAACGATGAATCAGTTCGCCGGCCGCCAGGCCGTGTTCGGCATTGACTTCGTGTTGAAGGCGGTGACCGAGCAGCGCAAGCAGCGCGAGCTGTCGAGGGTGATCGAGACGCCGTTGCAACTGGTGACGGCGCCGAAACGTTGA
- a CDS encoding dienelactone hydrolase family protein, with protein MIQSAGSMITFNRPDGKQLQGYLAKPDRTAGAPAVVVIQEWWGLNDQIRGVADRLAKAGYFALVPDLYRGKSTVEEDEAHHLMSGLDFGDAATQDVRGAVQYLQQHAAKVGLTGYCMGGALTFLALCNVPEVAAGVVWYGFPPLDYIDASNIKVPVMGHWGLQDEFFAADTVAELEKKLTDAKVDIEFHRYLARHAFANETAVGPGRIAKTQYDPVWAQQAWDRTLTFFGSTLWG; from the coding sequence ATGATCCAATCCGCAGGCTCGATGATCACGTTCAACCGTCCCGATGGCAAGCAACTGCAGGGCTATCTCGCGAAGCCCGACCGAACCGCGGGCGCGCCCGCGGTCGTCGTGATCCAGGAATGGTGGGGTTTGAACGACCAGATTCGCGGCGTCGCCGATCGCCTCGCGAAAGCCGGCTACTTCGCGCTCGTGCCCGATCTGTATCGCGGCAAGTCGACGGTCGAAGAGGACGAGGCGCACCATCTGATGAGCGGCCTCGATTTCGGCGACGCCGCCACGCAGGACGTACGCGGCGCGGTCCAGTATCTGCAGCAGCACGCGGCGAAGGTCGGCCTGACCGGCTATTGCATGGGCGGCGCGCTGACGTTCCTCGCGCTGTGCAACGTACCCGAAGTGGCCGCCGGCGTCGTCTGGTATGGCTTTCCGCCGCTCGACTATATCGACGCGTCGAACATCAAGGTGCCGGTAATGGGCCACTGGGGTCTGCAGGATGAGTTCTTCGCCGCCGATACCGTCGCCGAGCTCGAAAAGAAGCTCACCGACGCGAAGGTCGACATCGAGTTTCATCGCTATCTGGCACGTCATGCTTTCGCGAACGAAACGGCGGTTGGGCCGGGGCGCATCGCGAAGACGCAATACGACCCGGTCTGGGCGCAACAAGCGTGGGATCGTACGCTGACGTTCTTTGGCAGCACGCTTTGGGGATGA
- a CDS encoding porin — translation MVSSLADDPIDVFEEDLILRHALACLLNAVREALTTGVGVRAARVGGALLVYAHGAAAAPRINTGFVSLYGVIDTSLEITDPGSGWTPRMDSGAYRGSRVGLHGAEPLGGGNAIVFTLENGFSSADGALQVPGSIFNRQAWLGASGAWGELRVGRQYSPIYIPFKGDLDAFGAGTIASGLNNLSKITPYANNAVTYLSPRLAGFSTTLMVAMRDASEDDGNGIDGYYVSASYRLDRLHLLYARQQTHGSGALRANLGGANYAFGKLHVWLSFFNGDGGAPVYHGAGGSLSAQYRFSTNARASLGYAHVRDYTTPGGSADQFSAAFEYSMSPTLLLYFSAAYLANHDDSSFTLRGVNVTGLPVAYPGAPVAGVQFGVIERF, via the coding sequence GTGGTAAGTTCGCTCGCGGACGATCCGATCGATGTGTTTGAGGAGGACCTCATCCTGCGTCACGCCCTGGCTTGCTTGCTGAACGCAGTCCGCGAAGCCTTGACGACCGGCGTCGGCGTCAGAGCCGCTCGGGTGGGCGGCGCGCTGCTGGTCTACGCGCACGGCGCGGCCGCCGCCCCCCGAATCAACACCGGCTTCGTCTCGCTGTACGGCGTGATCGATACGAGTCTCGAAATCACCGACCCCGGTTCGGGCTGGACCCCGCGCATGGACTCCGGCGCGTATCGCGGTTCGCGCGTCGGGCTGCATGGCGCCGAGCCGCTCGGTGGCGGCAATGCGATCGTATTCACGCTCGAAAACGGCTTCAGCTCGGCCGACGGCGCTTTGCAGGTGCCGGGCTCGATCTTCAATCGCCAGGCATGGCTCGGCGCGAGCGGCGCGTGGGGCGAATTGCGCGTCGGCCGTCAGTATTCGCCGATCTATATCCCGTTCAAGGGCGATCTCGACGCGTTCGGGGCCGGCACGATCGCCTCGGGGCTCAACAACCTGTCGAAGATCACGCCGTATGCGAACAACGCGGTCACCTATCTGTCTCCGCGCCTCGCCGGCTTCAGCACGACGCTGATGGTGGCGATGCGCGATGCGTCCGAGGACGACGGCAACGGCATCGACGGTTACTACGTGAGCGCGTCGTATCGGCTCGACCGGTTGCATCTGCTGTACGCGCGACAGCAGACGCACGGCTCCGGCGCACTGCGCGCGAACCTCGGCGGCGCGAACTACGCGTTCGGCAAGCTGCACGTGTGGCTGTCCTTTTTCAACGGCGATGGCGGCGCGCCGGTCTACCACGGCGCGGGCGGCTCGCTGTCGGCGCAGTACCGTTTTTCGACCAACGCGCGCGCCTCGCTCGGCTATGCGCACGTGCGCGACTACACGACGCCCGGCGGCAGCGCGGACCAGTTCAGCGCGGCATTCGAATACAGCATGTCGCCTACGCTGCTGCTGTACTTCAGTGCCGCGTATCTCGCGAATCACGACGACTCGAGCTTCACGCTGCGCGGCGTCAACGTGACCGGGCTGCCGGTCGCCTATCCGGGCGCGCCGGTCGCGGGCGTGCAATTCGGTGTGATCGAGCGGTTCTAG
- a CDS encoding Zn-dependent hydrolase, whose translation MVKIDPDRLLADLKRLRGFGATGPGVVRLALSPVDLAAREWLVGRMTEAGLDARIDGVGTVFGRSRNSGPALVIGSHTDTQPTGGWLDGAMGVMYGLEIARALAEHDATRHLAVDVASWIDEEGTFSGLLGSRSFVGEAVDESICGAKNRRGERLADVLEAAGLAGRPRARFEPGRQVAYLEPHIEQGGRLEAIGKTIGVVTTIVGLRESRLRFTGQRNHAGTTPMTIRRDAGAALVAFIARMNDAFGQLADADTVWTVGRIDLEPGSMSVVPGAADMYLQFRDANPARLQALERALMELVRDFNAHNAVSVEVQTIDEPIEPVSMDPTLAEHIARAAETIAPGQWLRMPSGAAHDAQVISRCMPACMMFVPSIGGVSHDFIEDTAEEHIVLGCQVAATAAASMLLERSARHA comes from the coding sequence GTGGTGAAGATCGATCCGGACCGGCTGCTGGCCGACCTCAAACGGCTGCGCGGTTTTGGCGCGACCGGTCCCGGCGTGGTGCGGCTCGCGCTGTCGCCTGTCGATCTGGCGGCGCGCGAATGGCTGGTCGGCAGAATGACGGAGGCGGGGCTCGACGCGCGCATCGACGGCGTCGGCACGGTGTTCGGACGCTCGCGCAATAGCGGTCCCGCGCTCGTGATCGGTTCGCACACGGATACGCAGCCGACGGGCGGCTGGCTCGATGGCGCAATGGGCGTGATGTACGGGCTCGAAATCGCCCGCGCGCTAGCGGAGCACGACGCGACGCGGCATCTCGCCGTCGACGTCGCGTCGTGGATCGACGAGGAGGGCACCTTCTCGGGCCTGCTCGGTAGCCGCAGCTTCGTCGGCGAGGCGGTCGACGAATCGATTTGCGGCGCGAAGAATCGGCGGGGCGAACGCCTCGCCGACGTGCTCGAGGCCGCGGGACTCGCGGGCCGGCCGCGTGCGCGTTTCGAGCCAGGGCGCCAGGTCGCGTATCTGGAGCCGCATATCGAGCAGGGTGGACGGCTCGAAGCGATCGGCAAAACGATCGGCGTCGTCACGACGATCGTCGGGCTGCGCGAATCGCGGCTGCGCTTCACCGGTCAGCGCAACCACGCGGGTACGACGCCAATGACGATCCGCCGCGACGCGGGCGCGGCGCTGGTCGCATTCATCGCGCGCATGAACGACGCGTTCGGTCAGTTGGCGGACGCGGACACCGTCTGGACCGTGGGCCGCATCGATCTCGAGCCGGGCTCGATGAGCGTCGTGCCCGGCGCGGCCGACATGTACCTGCAATTCCGCGATGCGAACCCGGCACGGCTTCAGGCACTGGAACGCGCGCTCATGGAACTGGTGCGCGACTTCAACGCACACAACGCGGTGAGCGTCGAAGTGCAGACGATCGACGAGCCGATCGAACCCGTCAGCATGGACCCCACGCTCGCCGAGCACATCGCGCGAGCTGCCGAAACGATCGCGCCGGGCCAGTGGCTGCGCATGCCGAGCGGCGCCGCGCACGACGCCCAGGTGATCTCGCGTTGCATGCCGGCCTGCATGATGTTCGTGCCGAGCATCGGCGGCGTGAGTCATGACTTTATCGAGGACACGGCCGAGGAACACATCGTGCTCGGCTGCCAGGTCGCGGCGACGGCCGCGGCTTCGATGCTGCTGGAGCGATCGGCCAGGCATGCCTGA
- a CDS encoding MFS transporter, with protein MLGIGLVNMLVALDQTVVSTALPSIVAELHGFEYFAWIASAYLLASVVTVPVFGRLGDYFGRKRFVIAAVITFTLASVLCGLANSMLFLAIARGLQGVGGGMMVGTAFASIPDLFPDPRTRVRWQVVLAAAYGIGTAAGPSLGGWMSEHLGWRSTFLVNLPVGAAALYFIWMHLPNFRRPHDGEVKIDWLGAGLVAGVLGGLQAFIEAVPKNGLTVGNLALGACVIAGAVALFVCEKRATHPIIPLDLFKDAQLVTLFTLGMLSGFVMFSLIFFAPLLLQGGFGLSPQQAGLLATPIAACIALGSLLNTRIVIHMKKPTRILTIGFGLLMFASIALAFANPDTPRLRIVLPMGAVGIGLGFILNNLNVFGQEIAGRERFGITTALLQSTRMVGGMLGTSIVATVVQHHYRNVVTRTMSVLGEPAASQWRPRFVDLRILIDDASRTQLIADMKTSGLDTLALIDSARDALVQSIHIGVWLTAVASLAAALLVQRISRVVFRKS; from the coding sequence ATGCTCGGCATCGGGCTGGTCAACATGCTGGTCGCGCTCGACCAGACCGTCGTCAGCACCGCGTTGCCGTCGATCGTTGCCGAGTTGCACGGCTTCGAATATTTCGCGTGGATCGCGAGCGCGTACCTGCTTGCCTCGGTCGTCACGGTGCCGGTGTTCGGGCGGCTCGGCGACTACTTCGGCCGCAAGCGCTTCGTGATCGCCGCGGTGATCACGTTCACGCTCGCGTCGGTATTGTGCGGCCTCGCCAACAGCATGCTGTTTCTCGCGATCGCGCGCGGGCTGCAAGGCGTCGGCGGCGGCATGATGGTGGGCACCGCGTTCGCGTCCATCCCCGATCTGTTCCCCGACCCGCGCACCCGCGTGCGCTGGCAGGTCGTGCTGGCCGCGGCCTACGGCATCGGTACGGCGGCCGGCCCCTCGCTCGGCGGCTGGATGAGCGAGCACCTCGGCTGGCGCTCGACGTTTCTCGTCAATCTGCCGGTCGGCGCGGCGGCGCTCTATTTCATCTGGATGCATCTGCCGAATTTTCGGCGGCCGCATGACGGCGAGGTCAAGATCGACTGGCTCGGCGCGGGGCTCGTCGCGGGCGTGCTCGGCGGCTTGCAGGCGTTTATCGAAGCGGTGCCGAAAAATGGCCTCACGGTGGGCAACCTCGCGCTCGGCGCGTGCGTGATCGCCGGCGCGGTCGCGCTGTTCGTGTGCGAAAAGCGCGCCACGCACCCGATCATTCCACTCGATCTGTTCAAGGACGCACAGCTCGTCACGCTGTTCACGCTCGGCATGCTGTCCGGCTTCGTGATGTTCTCGCTAATCTTTTTTGCGCCGTTGCTGCTGCAAGGCGGCTTCGGTCTGTCGCCGCAGCAGGCCGGCCTGCTCGCCACGCCGATCGCCGCGTGCATCGCGCTCGGCAGTCTGCTGAACACCCGCATCGTGATTCACATGAAGAAGCCGACGCGCATTCTGACGATCGGCTTCGGGCTGCTGATGTTCGCGTCGATCGCGCTCGCGTTCGCGAATCCGGACACGCCGCGCCTGCGCATCGTGCTGCCGATGGGCGCGGTCGGCATCGGCCTCGGCTTCATTCTGAACAACCTGAACGTGTTCGGCCAGGAGATCGCCGGACGCGAGCGTTTCGGCATCACGACCGCGCTCCTGCAATCGACGCGCATGGTCGGCGGCATGCTCGGCACCAGCATCGTCGCGACCGTCGTGCAGCATCACTATCGCAACGTCGTCACACGCACGATGAGCGTGCTCGGCGAGCCCGCCGCATCGCAATGGCGACCGCGTTTCGTCGATCTGCGCATCCTGATCGACGACGCGTCGCGCACGCAGCTGATCGCGGACATGAAGACGTCGGGGCTCGATACGCTCGCACTGATCGATAGCGCACGCGATGCGCTCGTACAGTCGATTCATATCGGTGTGTGGCTGACGGCGGTGGCATCGCTCGCGGCCGCGCTTCTCGTGCAGCGGATCTCGCGCGTGGTGTTTCGCAAGAGCTGA